AGATGAGATTCATCTGAAGTCCAAACAAACAAGTAACACCACTCTAGTCCTGTTACCGCAAGCTGCATCATAATCTGATGAAAATAGTTATGTGTCCTATTCAGTTTAAACCCATTTTCATCCTTGTTGAGGTAAACACATTGTGATAGGGGGTTGACAGGACACTTGATTTCCAGTAAACCATAACATGGAGTAAGGGCAGGGCAATACACCTTTCTGTCTGGGCTTGCTGCCAACCAAGGTGACCATGGACTGACACATATTCCACAGGGATAAATGTTGACATTGTCATTCATCCTCTGAAAATACAGAAAGTAGTAGAacatagttttaaaatattgctgactcttatatatgttttatttatttgtatgaatttttttttttttacatgaaatctttcaTCAATACATTGGTGCTTTATTCAAAACACATATCCAAAGACCTCAAATTATGacaatattatttatattcaaaagatcttgtaaattttgtgtatttatttataatttatgtatttatcaaattgatatacatgtatagacctatgcatttagttttctttggGTTAAATGCCTAAGGTATTTACAACTGGACATATAATAAGTGGACTAGTTATTCTAACAAATATTTGTGCCtgcatttattatcaaatacatgAAAACATATATTGTAAGAGTTCTTACTGCTACAAATGCTTCAGCTGCTGTAGGCTCACATGCTATCCCATGTCTCATATTGGCTGTCACCACAGATCTGGAAGTCCTTAGTCGCTCCACCAAGGGGTCATAGTCTATACCAAAAACAgcattgtttgaaaatttgtttttgaaaagaagttgTTCAATGTCTTTAATTTGTAGCTATTGGTCAATTAACTAAACAAGCTAAGCTAAGGCACCACTGAGGGCTACAAATTTAAGACATACAAGAAAAATTGAACTttacattgtactatatatacAATTGTTCTCTAgaataataattcatgatcttgtCTATTTCGTTGAATTAAACATGTTGTATTTTAAGTGtacatatcaaattaaaaatgcaGAATCTTATTTGAAATGTAGTAAtgttcattacatgtatcaagcCGATACATTTTTCACATAATTACCTTTTCTCCTTTTGACAATGGAACCAGCAATAGATGCCGTTATCCTATCAAGCCTAATCCTGTGCCATTTGGGATCCTGGGACTGTAACTGAGTCAGAGATTCTATCTCTGAAGCCTCATCATTAGTGACACTTAATGAGTCAGTTTTCAAGTGTTTTGTTTCAGATAACACAGTAGATATATTGTTAATCATCACATTTTGAGATGGTAATTTAGGAAAGTCATCAGCATCCAATATATTCAGAATTAAATTACTGTTCATTTTTTGCTGCACTGCAAGTGGACTCCCCTTGGGGAATTTGCCAAACTTCGTGTCTACAACTTTCTCCTGACGTTCTAAATTTACCACACTCAAAAGCATACAGGTGTCGTCAACTTCTTCAAGGTTATCACACAATTCCTGTAAAGGTAGTTCGGACACATTTTCAATAGGGTTGTATAATGTTGTTCGAATTCCTCTAGGTGGCACATATGGGTTCCTCATATCAAAACCTAACACTCGAACGTTGTCAATGGAGCTCCCTGCTACCTTTTCCCCTCTTGGTACATGCCATGTTTGTGGAAGTGAGGTTTTTGCTACATCTGTTGGAATAACCAGCATTCCAGTTGTTTCCATATGAGCAAGAGTATACAAAAGACCTGTAATGTGACCACATGCACCAGAGGTTCCAATTGGACAGGAGCAACTGCTGTCATCTCTCTCAAATATTGGTCCTGATTTTAGATGTATCTGTAAagacaaatttaaaaaca
Above is a genomic segment from Ostrea edulis chromosome 3, xbOstEdul1.1, whole genome shotgun sequence containing:
- the LOC125677134 gene encoding uncharacterized protein LOC125677134, whose translation is MSDLAECTKSVGCATRDLSIVPLITFGFVEETIKTLNKSEGCKEVSKGYKYFSEKYISDIRVYKLDDGCVVKARSYRSQKKNESPHTIEIHLKSGPIFERDDSSCSCPIGTSGACGHITGLLYTLAHMETTGMLVIPTDVAKTSLPQTWHVPRGEKVAGSSIDNVRVLGFDMRNPYVPPRGIRTTLYNPIENVSELPLQELCDNLEEVDDTCMLLSVVNLERQEKVVDTKFGKFPKGSPLAVQQKMNSNLILNILDADDFPKLPSQNVMINNISTVLSETKHLKTDSLSVTNDEASEIESLTQLQSQDPKWHRIRLDRITASIAGSIVKRRKDYDPLVERLRTSRSVVTANMRHGIACEPTAAEAFVARMNDNVNIYPCGICVSPWSPWLAASPDRKVYCPALTPCYGLLEIKCPVNPLSQCVYLNKDENGFKLNRTHNYFHQIMMQLAVTGLEWCYLFVWTSDESHLELITFDSSRWQEMKDKLDMFYFDHYLKG